Genomic DNA from Methanosarcina sp. MTP4:
GTCCCGGACGCAGAAGTTGCACTGGATATTACACTTCGGGGCCACGGCAAGGTGCATTCTCCCAAACCTGTGCCTGGCCTTTTCGCTGTAACAGGGGTGCTCGGCTATGATTCTATAACGCTCTCTGTCAAAAGTGACGTTTTCTTTTTCGGACAAGTTTTTTCCTCCGGCAGTTAAAGGTCCCGGCGCGAGGGGTCGGATGCACCCGGGAATAGCAAAGAATGCGTATTTTCTTCTCGATTGTGCATAATTATGCATAATATATAAAGCATCCGTTTTCTGTGGCTTCAAGGTTTTTCCGGTTTAAGCCCGTTTCTGACTTAAAGCAGCCTCAATCCTTTCACAGGTAATTTTGCTGAAATAAGGGTCGGGGCAGAAAATCTAAAATAAGATGCTTATGGCTCTTTTTGCCGGGTGCCGGGTTTTCAGAACGCTTGCTTATGCAGTTTCTTTTGTAAAAAAGTTGAATTTCTCCGGCTCAATGGTGTCAAAGGCTGAGCCGGCAAAAAAAATGTACCTGTAAAAAATTAGGATTCCTTAATCTGAATAATGTCTGTTTAGACCTTCGGATTGAAGATTTTAGACTTCAGATTTCAGTCTAAAATCTTCAATCTTATTTTCTCAGTCTTTTTCTTCCTTGCCGTTTTTGGCCAGGGTCTCTCTTGCTTTTTCCATCTCTTCTTTGGTCTGGATCTTTATGACTTCCCTGCGTTCTTCGCTCATCTGGGACATGTCCTGGGCAAGGAGCCCGTAGGCGTCAGCCCTGCACTGCCTGCAGTGGCGCATCTGCATTACATAGGGTTCGCAGGATGCCTGGGCGGCTTTTCTTTCTTCGGCGGTGGGGGGTTCCTTATCCGCAAAGGCACCTTGGCAGATAAGGGGCATGATGTTCATGATATAGACCCCGAGTTCGTTGAGTTTTTTTGCTATCTCGACAACATGTTTGTCGTTGACCCCGGGGACCAGGACAGTGTTGACCTTTAATACGATTCCTGCCTCAACGGCCGCCTTTATGCCATCAAGCTGGTTCTTGATCTGGATCTCTGCGGCTTCAACGCCCTTGTAGACTTTTCCGTGGTAGACGATGTGGTCCACGATCTGCGCCTGGATTTCAGGATCGATGGCATTAACCGTCACCGTCAAAGTGGAGACGCCCACTCTCAGCATATCCGGGATTTTTTCCGGGAGCATCAGCCCGTTCGTGCTCATGCAGAGAGTAATGTCAGGGAACTCTTTCCTGATAAGCTCAAAGGCCTCGAAGGTCTCGTCATTGGCAAGAGGGTCACCTGGTCCTGCGACTGCCACGACTTTGATGAAGGGATACTCTTTTAACACCAGCTTGGTCTTTTCAAGGGCCTCTTCCGGGCTCAGGACCTTGCTGGTGACTCCGGGCCGACTCTCGTTCACACAGTCGAATTCCCGGACGCAGAAGTTACACTGGATGTTGCATTTGGGGGCTACGGCCAGGTGGATTCGCCCGTACTTGTGTTGTGCCTTCTTGTCATAACAGGGATGTTCCGCGATCTTTCTCCGGAGTTCTTCATCCATTATTGTATTGTTAGTATCAGTATCAGGATTGGTGTCTTCTGGCAATATGTTTCCTCCGTTCGGAGTTTAAAGCTGAAGTAAAACCCCCTATTGGGAAATTTCAAAATCTCTTAGCAGATTATAATGCAGCCCCTTGATATATATTGTGGAATTGTTTTTACTTCCTGTATGTATTTTGAGCAAAAAGCACCTGGTAATAAAATCACTCCATTTATATATAATTAATATACAGGATTTAAATTCACTCCAAGATTCTAATTCACTTCAATTTCGGGGTCGTGTAGAACAAAATCCTTCCTTTCCGATCGAAATCCTGAAAAATAAAAAAGAAAGGTGGATCTCAATCCGAAAAGTTGTCCATCTCGCACCACTTCCCCTCTCCTTCCCAGACCCTTACCTTGAGGGGAAAACCGAACTTTTTGTGGAGACGGGCGTGGATGTTCTGGCAGAGGTGTTCGGAACTCGGGAACTCGATGAGGTCGTTGAGGAGTACGTGGTCATATTCCTGCAGGGTTTCCTTTATACCTTTTTTCAGGTCGTAGAAATCGATGACCATCCCGCCTTCTCCGACTTCCCCTTCTATAACTACCTCTATTTTGTAGGTGTGTCCGTGCACCCTTCCGCATTTGCCATGCCCCGGAAGGTAGTGGGCACTGTCAATGTAATCAATAATTCCTAATCTCATTTTTGTCATTATAAACACCCCCACATTCTGTGGGTCTGAGGTATGATGCGCGTATCTATTTTTTCAAGCAGCATACTTTGCAGTTCTATAAGGGTCCGTACTGAAGACTGCGTATTTATCCCGACTTCCGGGCTTTCAATTCTTGTTTCCGGCTGGAGGATTACACAGGACACATACCCTGCGATTGCGTCCACCGCTGAAACTACGCTTGCAGGGTCGCTATCCCTGCTTACCACTATCTTACAAAAACAGTCCCTGGTCTCGCTTTTTCTCAGAGTCCTGAAACATTCAATCGTATTTTCAATATGGGCTTCCCTGGTTTCCCTGGCTTCCGGATTTTCCAGGCCGAGGGCTTCAGGGAGTTTGAAATCCCCCGCCACGTATGCGACTCTATCCTTTACCTTCCTGGCCTGCTCTGGAAGGGTCATGTTGGATTCCAGGTAAAGGGGCGCAGATAAGTCCAGCTTATCCAGCTCTTCAATGAAGTCTGTGTGCAGGAGCGGTTCCCCTCCTGTCAGGGAGACCGAGTGCAGGTTCTTGAAAGGCTGCAGCATGTCTTTGAGCTGCAAGGCACTGATGGGGTTTTGGGCTTTCTCAAAGCTACCGCTGCCTTCTCCCTTCTCATAATCGCAGGTCCCGGGGTTTGAAAAGTCCGTGTCGCAGTATTTGCAGTTCAGGTTGCAGCCGAAAAAGCGGACAAAAGCCTGCCTGGCTCCCACGTATGGGCCTTCTCCCTGCACTGAACAAAAAATCTCCCTGATAGGGGCTGATTCCCTGCATAGGGGCGACAGCAGCTCAGTGGCTGGCCCTGGCCCTGATGCAGGGATTGCTGAGGTTGACCTTCCTGAAATGGATCTTCCTGAACTGGGTATCTCTGGAGGGGAAATTTCTGAAGCGGATATTTCTGATGTGTACACTTAAACCACTCCCAGAGGCCGGGATTTCCGGAGGTCCTTTTCGATATCTTCAAACTCCCGGACGTAGCATTCTCCTATCTCCTGCATGAGCCTGGCTATGTCTTCGGCTTTTTTGATCCCGGCTTCTTCAAGGTTGCCGTACACGTTGTGGGTAACATTGATCCCGAAATGGATTTTCTGGGACACGGGGGAGCTGCTTGCAATTGAGACGGTCAGTTTTTTCCCTTCCAGGAAAAGGTCGTCTCCTTCCCTTGTGGTTGCAATCCCGCGCTCAACCAGGTATTCCCTGACGATTGCGGTAAAAAGGCGCTGGCGCGCATAGATAAGTTTCAGGTCTGTCGAGTCGAAGTGTTCTATTATAAAGCTCACCATGTCTTCGGACCAGATGGACTCGTTTGCCCGCCGGTCTTCCAGGTCGATCATGTGCTCTATTTTGACATCGCAGGAGCCCCTGAAAACTACGATGGAGTCTTCCTGCACCCCGAAGCTGTTGTAGGCCCAGAGGGAAGAGATCTGGCTCCCGTCGTAATCGAACTTTTCGGATAGGATAATGGATTTCATATAATACTCCGTGAATATTCTGTAAGTTCTCTGTAATTTTCCGCGAATATTCTGTGAATTTTCCTTGAATATGCTGAAAATCCCTGTGAATTCTCCATTAATTCCTGCGAGTTTTTCTTGGCCCGGTTTTTCGGGTTCCGGTTTTAAAGCCCCATTCTTTTTAGGAGCGGGTCTTTTGCCCCGATTTCCCTGAAGGCCCGCTCCCTGCGCCTGCAGCTCTCACAGCTGCCGCAGGGCTTTTTTCCACCGTGGTAACAGCTCCAGCTGTATTCCAGGGGGGCTTTTGCTTCCAGGGCTTTTCTTACGATTCCGGGCTTGTCAAGCTCTATTAGTGGGGCAAGCACCTTTACCCCGTTCTGGGTGGAGTAGGAGAGGCATTCATCAACGGCCCGGACGTATTCAAGGGAATTGTCCGGGAAGGTCCCGGCTTCTTCCCCGTTAAAGCCCACGATAAGGTATTCGCAGTCCCGACTTTCGGCAAAACTGGCCGCAATGTTCAGCATGACCCCGTTCCTGTTGGGGACCCAGACCGCCTTTGCAGATGCTTCTGTAATTCCCGCAGGCGCGCTTCCAGAAATGTCTTCAATGGACAGTTCCGGAACTTCCGCATCCCTGTTCACCAGGGAGCTGGAGGTGATCCCGGCAAGCCAGTCCAGTTTTATTACCTGCTGCTCTATCCCGAAATGTTCGCAGACCTTTTGCGCGTATTCGATTTCCTGCTCTGCGGAACGCTGCCCGTAGTCAAAGGTCAATGCCATGTCAATTTCAAGGCTTTCCGCAGCAATCGAGAGGGCAGCAACCGAATCCAGGCCGCTGCTGAGGAGGGGTATCGCTTTCATCCGTGATCACTGAATCAATTGTAAAAATATGCTTCTTGAGCCGTATTTCAGTATTCTATATGTCCCCTGTATATATTCTTTAAATGTTCTTCTGATACTCTTCAAATGCTATTCTGATATTCTACAAATATTCTCTGGATAATATATCTGTAGTGTTGAGATCTATTATTTAAAGATAGCTGTTCCTGCAGAGGCCTCCGAGTAGCTCATTAATGGCCTCTGAATGAGGGTCACTATGGGTTCTGAATGACTTGAAAGTTCATGGATGGGTTCTGAATGACTTGAAGATTCATTTATGGGTTCTTAATGGCTTGAAGGTTCATGTATGGGTTCTTAATGGCTTGAAGATTCATGGATAGCTTCAGAATGGCTTGAAAGTTCATTGATAGCTTCATAATAACTTGAAGATTCATGTATGGGTTCTGAATGGCTTGAAGGTTCATGGATGGGTTCTTAATGGCTTGAAGATTCATGGATGGGTTCAGAATGATTCCTTTTTCGTAATTTTGTAGCGGTGGTTTTTGTAATTGGGCCTGGTTTCGGTGGATTCATTTTAGGTGATTCATTTTAGGTGATTC
This window encodes:
- a CDS encoding DUF366 family protein; this encodes MKSIILSEKFDYDGSQISSLWAYNSFGVQEDSIVVFRGSCDVKIEHMIDLEDRRANESIWSEDMVSFIIEHFDSTDLKLIYARQRLFTAIVREYLVERGIATTREGDDLFLEGKKLTVSIASSSPVSQKIHFGINVTHNVYGNLEEAGIKKAEDIARLMQEIGECYVREFEDIEKDLRKSRPLGVV
- the queC gene encoding 7-cyano-7-deazaguanine synthase QueC, which gives rise to MKAIPLLSSGLDSVAALSIAAESLEIDMALTFDYGQRSAEQEIEYAQKVCEHFGIEQQVIKLDWLAGITSSSLVNRDAEVPELSIEDISGSAPAGITEASAKAVWVPNRNGVMLNIAASFAESRDCEYLIVGFNGEEAGTFPDNSLEYVRAVDECLSYSTQNGVKVLAPLIELDKPGIVRKALEAKAPLEYSWSCYHGGKKPCGSCESCRRRERAFREIGAKDPLLKRMGL
- the nifB gene encoding nitrogenase cofactor biosynthesis protein NifB — protein: MDEELRRKIAEHPCYDKKAQHKYGRIHLAVAPKCNIQCNFCVREFDCVNESRPGVTSKVLSPEEALEKTKLVLKEYPFIKVVAVAGPGDPLANDETFEAFELIRKEFPDITLCMSTNGLMLPEKIPDMLRVGVSTLTVTVNAIDPEIQAQIVDHIVYHGKVYKGVEAAEIQIKNQLDGIKAAVEAGIVLKVNTVLVPGVNDKHVVEIAKKLNELGVYIMNIMPLICQGAFADKEPPTAEERKAAQASCEPYVMQMRHCRQCRADAYGLLAQDMSQMSEERREVIKIQTKEEMEKARETLAKNGKEEKD
- the queD gene encoding 6-carboxytetrahydropterin synthase QueD; this encodes MTKMRLGIIDYIDSAHYLPGHGKCGRVHGHTYKIEVVIEGEVGEGGMVIDFYDLKKGIKETLQEYDHVLLNDLIEFPSSEHLCQNIHARLHKKFGFPLKVRVWEGEGKWCEMDNFSD
- a CDS encoding 7-carboxy-7-deazaguanine synthase QueE codes for the protein MSPLCRESAPIREIFCSVQGEGPYVGARQAFVRFFGCNLNCKYCDTDFSNPGTCDYEKGEGSGSFEKAQNPISALQLKDMLQPFKNLHSVSLTGGEPLLHTDFIEELDKLDLSAPLYLESNMTLPEQARKVKDRVAYVAGDFKLPEALGLENPEARETREAHIENTIECFRTLRKSETRDCFCKIVVSRDSDPASVVSAVDAIAGYVSCVILQPETRIESPEVGINTQSSVRTLIELQSMLLEKIDTRIIPQTHRMWGCL